Proteins from one Phocoena sinus isolate mPhoSin1 chromosome 8, mPhoSin1.pri, whole genome shotgun sequence genomic window:
- the CBLIF gene encoding cobalamin binding intrinsic factor, whose amino-acid sequence MWTGDSGMTRVTLQLLTLLWAMTGTSTQTRSSCSVPLAEQPLVNGIQVLMESSVVHSAFPNPSILIAMNLAGAYNLEAQKNLTFKLMDSDTADLTIGQLALTIMALTSSCHDPGNKVSILQRQMENWAPSSLNTDALSFYGPSLAILALCQKNPATTLPIAARFAKSLLANSSPFNVDTGAVVTLALTCMYNKIPIGSEEGYRALFSQVLKNTVENISKRILDDGIIGNIYSTGLAVQALSVTPEPPKKEWNCQQTMDSVLDEIKEGKFHNPMSIAQILPSLKGKTYLDVPHVSCSPGHEVQPTLPSHPSRVPTSASNITVKYTINNQLRGVELLFNETINVSVKGGSVLLVVLEEAQRKNPTFKFETIMTSWGLMVSSINNIAENANHKTYWQFLSGKTPLNEGVADYIPFNCEHITANFTQY is encoded by the exons ATGTGGACAGGAGACAGTGGGATGACCCGGGTCACCCTCCAACTCCTGACCCTTCTCTGGGCTATGACTGGGACCAGCACCCAGACCCGAAGCTCATGCT CTGTTCCCTTAGCAGAGCAGCCCTTGGTTAATGGCATCCAAGTGCTCATGGAGAGCTCCGTGGTCCACTCTGCCTTCCCAAACCCCAGCATCCTGATTGCCATGAACCTGGCCGGAGCCTACAACTTGGAGGCCCAGAAGAACCTGACTTTCAAGCTCATGGACAGTGACACAGCTG ACCTTACCATTGGTCAGCTTGCCCTCACCATTATggccctcacctcctcctgccACGACCCTGGGAACAAAGTATCGATTCTACAGAGACAAATGGAGAACTGGGCGCCTTCCA GCCTCAATACCGATGCTTTATCCTTCTATGGGCCCAGTCTGGCGATCTTGGCGCTGTGCCAGAAAAACCCGGCGACGACCCTACCCATAGCAGCCCGCTTTGCCAAGAGCCTGCTGGCCAATTCCTCTCCCTTCAACGTGG ATACAGGGGCAGTGGTGACCTTGGCTCTGACCTGTATGTACAACAAGATCCCCATAGGTTCAGAGGAAGGTTACAGAGCCCTGTTCAGCCAGGTACTAAAGAACACGGTGGAGAATATCAGCAAGAGGATCCTAGACGATGGCATCATCGGAAACATCTACAGCACTGGCCTTGCCGTGCAG gCTCTCTCCGTGACACCTGAACCACCTAAGAAGGAGTGGAACTGCCAGCAGACCATGGATTCTGTATTGGATGAGATTAAGGAGGGGAAATTTCACAACCCCATGTCCATTGCCCAAATCCTCCCTTCCCTAAAAGGCAAGACATACCTAGATGTGCCCCACGTGTCTTGCAGCCCTG GTCATGAGGTGCAACCAACTCTACCCAGCCATCCTAGCCGTGTTCCCACCTCAGCATCCAATATCACCGTCAAATACACCATAAATAACCAGCTGAGGGGTGTGGAGCTTCTCTTCAATGAGACCATCAATGTTAGTGTAAAAGGAGGATCAGTGCTACTTGTTGTCCTAGAGGAAGCACAGCGCAAAAACCCCACATTCAA ATTTGAAACCATAATGACATCCTGGGGACTCATGGTCTCTTCTATTAACAATATCGCTGAAAATGCTAATCACAAGACGTATTGGCAGTTCCTGAGCGGCAAAACACCTTTAAATGAag GAGTTGCTGACTACATACCCTTCAACTGCGAGCACATCACAGCCAACTTCACACAGTACTAA
- the TCN1 gene encoding transcobalamin-1 gives MRPSHQLRLLGLLLFSLIPSQLCQICEVSRENCSYLNPLVNTMVNANYTKGIQSANILLTFRLVQIQNQRLEQQLTQQIQEDIKKREPEITSGELALAILALGACKNSSEVFIRDAHLVSKLGEKFKAEIENMETHSDHPLTNYYQLSLALLALCLSNGSHSITNVIPYFTPENKNYYFGGQFSVDTGAMAVLALTCVKRRIEKEEIEADIKDLNKTNVYITSLVNKILSAKNDGLFGNIFSTGEAMQALFVSSNYYKNKRNCQETLHTVLHNVFQGAFRLPIAAAQILPALMGKTYLDVNKNCSCACSPDKFNISTDKPVPVTPTISPSNISVNYSVRINEIFNSTKVTVRKGSVFLDVMMAAQKQNKAAFCFEMEDGPWGPYITSVQNTSANNNDRTYWQLLSNGQPLSQGAGSYVVKNGEYLEVRWSTY, from the exons ATGAGACCATCACACCAGCTGCGCCTACTGGGGctgctattgttttctcttaTTCCAAGTCAACTATGCCAGATCTGTG AGGTAAGCAGAGAAAACTGCTCCTATCTAAATCCTCTAGTAAACACAATGGTAAATGCAAACTATACCAAAGGAATCCAAAGTGCCAACATCCTGTTGACCTTCAGACTTGTTCAGATTCAGAACCAAAGGCTAGAACAACAGCTGACTCAACAaattcaagaagatataaaaaaaagag AGCCAGAGATAACCTCAGGAGAGCTTGCCTTGGCTATCCTGGCTTTGGGAGCGTGTAAAAACTCTAGTGAAGTGTTTATACGTGATGCTCATCTGGTTAGCAAACTAGGAGAGAAATTCAAAGCAGAAATTGAGAATATGG aAACACACAGTGACCATCCACTGACTAACTATTACCAGCTCAGCCTGGCCCTCCTGGCCTTGTGTCTGTCCAATGGGAGCCACTCAATCACCAACGTCATTCCTTACTTCACTCcggaaaataaaaactattattttggTGGCCAGTTCTCAGTAG ATACTGGAGCAATGGCTGTTCTTGCCCTAACCTGTGTGAAGAGGAGAATAGAAAAGGAGGAGATTGAAGCAGATATAAAGGATTTAAACAAAACCAATGTTTATATAACATCCCTGGTAAATAAGATTCTGTCTGCAAAAAATGATGGTCTCTTTGGAAACATATTTAGCACAGGAGAAGCTATGCAG GCTCTGTTTGTCTCATCaaactattacaaaaataaaCGGAATTGCCAAGAAACTCTGCACACAGTACTTCACAACGTCTTTCAGGGAGCATTCCGTCTGCCAATTGCTGCAGCCCAGATCTTACCTGCCCTGATGGGAAAAACCTACTTGGATGTCAACAAAAACTGTTCTTGTGCCTGCAGTCCAG ATAAATTCAACATCTCCACTGATAAGCCTGTACCTGTGACACCTACTATCTCGCCCTCGAATATTTCAGTCAACTACTCTGTGCGAATCAATGAAATTTTCAATTCCACCAAAGTCACCGTGAGAAAGGGTTCTGTCTTCCTTGATGTGATGATGGCAGCTCAGAAACAAAATAAGGCTGCATTTTG TTTCGAAATGGAGGACGGCCCATGGGGGCCCTACATCACCTCTGTTCAGAACACAAGCGCCAACAATAATGACAGAACCTACTGGCAACTTCTGAGCAATGGCCAACCGCTGAGCCAAG gaGCTGGGAGTTATGTTGTCAAAAATGGAGAATATTTGGAGGTTCGTTGGAGCACATACTAA